The Streptomyces sp. Mut1 genome window below encodes:
- a CDS encoding alpha/beta hydrolase, whose amino-acid sequence MTDAGDAWSALAERITTRAGEFGTYLHRPLVEEQAWGGITAESVAERLGRIRSYMNVAKTELDSVCTVLRACGEELMNQQDLLKTALADASGAGYKVADDGSVTAPTVDTAHMAPGDVGMMHRDQAARAQEYADRIADAWRGAQAADKAYAARIKLFTDAAERCAKGDWSRLLMELATVSALDNELLTRLGMPDAKAPADAVQSWWSSLSPALRAELIQNHPEVIGNRDGIPAVDRDRANRTYLPILLDSLEAQYAAASGDEAAALKDKIEGVKGIQQQLDQDREFRPYLLGLGAQGNGRAIVSFGNPDTSQNVSAYVPGLNTKLSGHFASADVERAWNVAQMAHDKYPGTTTASIVWLGYDAPQLDGFTWSSTEVTREGDAKEGAPAYNSFLNGIRATHESGSPHVTAIGHSYGSLTVGQATQLPGGIPADDVVLVGSPGVGVDRAAHLGVGADHVYVGAAENDQVTDLTAAPPGREYGGEKRNWFGTDPADSHFGGHHFSVAAGEDTGIVGLVTGNTPAHSIYFDPKEGGNSLYNIASVVAGHGEAIKTTAPR is encoded by the coding sequence ATGACCGACGCGGGCGACGCCTGGTCCGCGCTGGCGGAGAGGATCACCACGCGGGCCGGCGAGTTCGGCACGTACCTGCACCGTCCTCTCGTCGAGGAGCAGGCGTGGGGCGGGATCACCGCCGAGTCCGTCGCGGAACGGCTCGGCCGGATCCGGTCGTACATGAACGTCGCCAAGACGGAACTCGACAGCGTGTGCACCGTGCTGCGGGCCTGCGGCGAGGAACTGATGAACCAGCAGGACCTGCTCAAGACCGCGCTCGCGGACGCGTCCGGCGCCGGCTACAAGGTCGCCGACGACGGCTCGGTCACCGCCCCCACTGTCGACACCGCCCACATGGCGCCGGGCGACGTCGGGATGATGCACCGGGACCAGGCGGCCCGCGCCCAGGAGTACGCCGACCGGATCGCCGATGCGTGGCGCGGGGCGCAGGCGGCGGACAAGGCGTACGCGGCGAGGATCAAGCTCTTCACCGACGCGGCCGAGCGGTGCGCCAAGGGCGACTGGTCCCGTCTTCTGATGGAGCTGGCGACGGTGAGCGCGCTCGACAACGAGCTGCTGACCAGGCTCGGCATGCCGGACGCCAAGGCCCCGGCCGACGCCGTCCAGTCCTGGTGGTCCTCGCTCTCACCCGCGCTGCGGGCCGAGCTGATCCAGAACCACCCGGAGGTGATCGGCAACCGCGACGGCATCCCGGCCGTCGACCGGGACCGGGCCAACCGCACGTACCTGCCGATCCTCCTGGACAGCCTGGAGGCCCAGTACGCTGCGGCCTCGGGGGACGAGGCGGCGGCGCTCAAGGACAAGATCGAGGGCGTGAAGGGGATCCAGCAGCAGTTGGACCAGGACCGTGAGTTTCGCCCGTACCTGCTGGGTCTCGGGGCTCAGGGCAACGGTCGGGCCATTGTGTCGTTCGGCAACCCGGATACGTCGCAGAACGTGTCCGCGTACGTGCCGGGTCTCAATACGAAGCTCAGTGGCCATTTCGCGTCGGCGGACGTGGAACGCGCGTGGAATGTGGCGCAGATGGCGCACGACAAGTACCCGGGCACCACGACCGCGTCCATCGTCTGGCTCGGCTACGACGCACCGCAGTTGGACGGCTTCACGTGGTCGTCCACCGAGGTCACGCGCGAGGGTGACGCCAAGGAAGGTGCTCCGGCCTACAACAGCTTCCTGAACGGCATTCGTGCCACGCACGAATCCGGATCGCCGCATGTGACGGCCATCGGCCACTCCTACGGATCTCTGACCGTGGGCCAAGCCACCCAGTTGCCCGGCGGAATCCCCGCCGACGATGTGGTCCTTGTGGGCAGCCCGGGCGTCGGCGTCGACCGGGCCGCACATCTGGGTGTGGGCGCCGACCACGTCTACGTCGGTGCGGCGGAGAATGATCAAGTGACCGACCTGACGGCGGCACCTCCGGGGAGAGAGTACGGGGGCGAGAAGCGCAACTGGTTCGGCACCGACCCGGCCGACAGCCACTTCGGAGGGCATCACTTCAGCGTCGCAGCCGGCGAGGACACCGGCATTGTGGGACTTGTGACCGGAAATACCCCAGCGCATTCGATCTATTTCGATCCGAAAGAGGGGGGCAACTCTCTGTACAACATCGCGAGCGTCGTAGCCGGTCACGGTGAGGCGATCAAGACGACGGCACCGAGGTGA
- a CDS encoding xanthine dehydrogenase family protein molybdopterin-binding subunit has translation MSNDAATAISIPSLDGPGGPEAERPLLGIGASLPPADARAKTEGTFPYAADLWAEGLLWAAVLRSPHAHARILSIDTSAAVEMPGVRAVVTHEDIPGEALYGRKVVDRPVFASDLVRHHGEPIAAVAADHPDTARLAAAAIAVEYEVLEAVTDPEKAFAAEPLHPDGNLIRHIPLRYGDPEAAGEVVVEGLYRIGRQDPAPIGAEAGLAVPRPDGGVELYTASTDPHTDRDLAAACFGLEPDRVKVVVTGVPGATGDREEPGFQLPLGLLALRTGCPVKLAATREESFLGHAHRHPSLLRYRHHADAEGRLVKVEAQLLLDAGAYADSSSESLAAAVAFACGPYVVPHAFIEGWAVRTNNPPSGHVRGEGAMQVCAAYEGQMDKLAAKLSIDPAELRLRNVLSTGDILPTGQTVTCPAPVAELLSAVRDFPLPALPKDDPQDDWLLPGGPEGAGEPGAVRRGVGYALGMVHMLGAEGADEVSTATVRVHDSVATVICAAVETGQGFSTLARQVVQETLGVEEVHVASVDTDQPPAGPATHGRHTWVSAGAVERAAKMVRTQLLQPLAHKFGMSTELLQIADGKITSYDGVLSTTVAEALDGKELWATAQCRPHPTEPLDGSGQGDAFVGLAFCAVRAVVDVDIELGSVRVVEMAVAQDVGRVLNPSQLATRIEAGVTQGIGAALTENLRTARGLVRHPDLTGYALPTSLDAPEIRIVELIEERDVVAPFGAKPASAVPVVTSPAAVAAAVRSATGRPVNRLPIRPQAAVAAPKV, from the coding sequence CGGCCACGGCGATCAGCATCCCGTCACTGGACGGCCCCGGCGGCCCGGAGGCCGAGCGCCCGCTGCTGGGCATCGGCGCCTCGCTGCCGCCGGCCGACGCCCGCGCCAAGACCGAGGGCACCTTCCCGTACGCCGCCGACCTGTGGGCCGAGGGCCTGCTCTGGGCGGCCGTCCTGCGCTCCCCGCACGCGCACGCCCGCATCCTGTCCATCGACACCTCGGCCGCCGTGGAGATGCCGGGCGTCCGGGCGGTCGTCACCCACGAGGACATCCCCGGCGAAGCCCTGTACGGCCGCAAGGTCGTGGACCGCCCGGTCTTCGCGTCCGACCTGGTCCGCCACCACGGCGAGCCGATCGCCGCCGTCGCCGCCGACCACCCCGACACCGCCCGGCTGGCCGCCGCCGCCATCGCCGTCGAGTACGAGGTGCTGGAAGCGGTCACCGACCCGGAGAAGGCCTTCGCCGCCGAGCCGCTGCACCCCGACGGCAACCTCATCCGCCACATCCCGCTGCGCTACGGCGACCCGGAGGCGGCCGGCGAGGTCGTCGTGGAGGGCCTGTACCGCATCGGCCGCCAGGACCCGGCCCCGATCGGCGCCGAGGCCGGGCTCGCCGTGCCCCGGCCGGACGGCGGCGTGGAGCTCTACACCGCCTCCACCGACCCGCACACCGACCGCGACCTCGCCGCCGCCTGCTTCGGCCTGGAACCGGACCGGGTCAAGGTCGTCGTCACCGGAGTGCCCGGCGCGACCGGCGACCGCGAGGAACCCGGCTTCCAGCTGCCGCTCGGCCTGCTCGCCCTGCGCACCGGCTGCCCGGTCAAACTGGCCGCCACCCGCGAGGAGTCCTTCCTCGGCCACGCCCACCGCCACCCGAGCCTGCTGCGCTACCGCCACCACGCGGACGCCGAGGGCCGCCTGGTCAAGGTCGAGGCCCAGCTCCTGCTGGACGCGGGCGCGTACGCCGACTCCTCGTCCGAGTCCCTGGCCGCCGCGGTCGCCTTCGCCTGCGGCCCGTACGTCGTCCCGCACGCCTTCATCGAGGGCTGGGCCGTCCGTACGAACAACCCGCCCTCCGGCCATGTCCGGGGCGAGGGCGCGATGCAGGTCTGCGCCGCCTACGAGGGCCAGATGGACAAGCTGGCCGCCAAGCTGTCCATCGACCCGGCCGAGCTGCGGCTGCGCAACGTCCTGTCCACCGGCGACATCCTGCCCACCGGGCAGACGGTCACCTGCCCCGCCCCCGTCGCCGAACTCCTCAGCGCGGTACGGGACTTCCCGCTGCCCGCGTTGCCCAAGGACGACCCCCAGGACGACTGGCTGCTGCCCGGTGGCCCCGAGGGCGCGGGCGAGCCGGGCGCGGTGCGGCGTGGCGTCGGGTACGCGCTCGGCATGGTCCACATGCTCGGTGCCGAGGGCGCCGACGAGGTGTCCACGGCCACGGTCCGGGTCCACGACTCGGTCGCCACCGTCATCTGCGCGGCCGTCGAGACGGGCCAGGGCTTCTCGACACTGGCCCGCCAGGTCGTCCAGGAGACCCTGGGCGTCGAGGAGGTGCACGTCGCCTCCGTCGACACCGACCAGCCCCCGGCGGGCCCGGCCACCCACGGACGCCACACCTGGGTCTCCGCCGGCGCCGTCGAACGCGCGGCGAAGATGGTCCGCACCCAGCTCCTCCAGCCGCTGGCCCACAAGTTCGGCATGTCCACGGAGCTGCTCCAGATCGCCGACGGCAAGATCACCTCGTACGACGGGGTGCTCTCCACGACCGTGGCGGAGGCGCTGGACGGCAAGGAGCTGTGGGCCACCGCCCAGTGCCGCCCCCACCCCACCGAACCCCTGGACGGGTCCGGCCAGGGCGACGCCTTCGTGGGCCTGGCGTTCTGCGCGGTCCGCGCGGTGGTGGACGTCGACATCGAGCTCGGCTCGGTCCGGGTGGTCGAGATGGCGGTCGCCCAGGACGTCGGCCGCGTCCTCAACCCCTCCCAGCTGGCGACCCGCATCGAGGCGGGCGTCACCCAGGGCATCGGCGCCGCCCTCACGGAGAACCTGCGCACCGCCCGCGGCCTGGTCCGCCACCCCGACCTCACCGGGTACGCGCTGCCGACCTCCCTCGACGCCCCGGAGATCCGCATCGTCGAACTGATCGAGGAGCGCGACGTGGTGGCCCCCTTCGGCGCCAAGCCCGCGTCCGCGGTCCCCGTCGTGACCTCCCCGGCCGCGGTCGCCGCCGCGGTCCGCTCGGCGACCGGCCGCCCGGTCAACCGCCTCCCGATCCGCCCGCAGGCGGCGGTGGCGGCGCCGAAGGTCTGA